One Prunus dulcis chromosome 8, ALMONDv2, whole genome shotgun sequence DNA window includes the following coding sequences:
- the LOC117638355 gene encoding IST1-like protein, translated as MKLIMKLFCCGFNSSECKETVETVVVKARVLQKKKQDEVAKMKSDIASRLRAGEDPIASPAHVLIKRVIREQNVSVAYEFIEAFCDMVVDRLSTIKEVRECPENLKEGISSLVFAAKKCSHEIPELVTLKNIFKKKYGKTFVSAATNIRPNCGVDVMMMKKLADTNPRSDEKMKTVQEIADKYGIHGSWVEIAGNNCNALVKV; from the coding sequence ATGAAGCTCATCATGAAGCTCTTTTGCTGCGGTTTCAACTCCTCCGAATGCAAAGAGACGGTGGAGACAGTGGTGGTAAAAGCGCGAGTCttgcaaaagaagaaacaagatGAGGTGGCTAAGATGAAGAGTGACATCGCAAGTCGCCTTCGGGCCGGCGAAGACCCTATTGCCAGCCCTGCTCATGTCCTGATCAAACGGGTTATAAGAGAGCAGAATGTTTCCGTTGCGTACGAATTCATTGAGGCCTTCTGCGATATGGTTGTGGACAGACTGTCGACCATCAAAGAGGTGAGGGAATGCCCAGAGAACTTGAAAGAAGGGATAAGTAGTCTAGTCTTTGCAGCCAAAAAGTGCTCTCATGAGATTCCAGAACTGGTGACACTTAAGAATATTTTCAAGAAGAAATATGGAAAGACCTTTGTCTCTGCGGCTACGAACATACGACCTAATTGTGGTGTGGATGtcatgatgatgaagaagctTGCAGATACAAATCCTCGAAGTGacgaaaaaatgaaaactgtGCAAGAAATAGCCGATAAATACGGTATTCATGGATCATGGGTAGAGATTGCAGGAAACAACTGTAATGCTTTGGTCAAAGTATAG
- the LOC117638356 gene encoding putative F-box protein At3g21120 translates to MEEMQRRSKKRIMMKQCNESTTQTQLMDLPLEILLAILLRLPTRSLFSLLCVSKTLRSLVDCPSFAHKHSEYIATSNYEDLDPPHVMVLTNSQLITLQALNPLSPINEFAFDISNSIGNGFNLEFEFVSYGLLLFKEKEANHELLLVNPLRGEVLKLPPPLPHCGYELYAMGYDVMTSTHKIVRLFGPRGHPDHMVVQIYVLGTSSSSSWRQISSVPPLPCCLSSKASVSAYGNMHWLVYVLSSDLELRILSFDFKREEFEWIPHTNLPDFDKRIDLHLINFRGRLSIVDVSAISSPQKSDHDQIEI, encoded by the coding sequence ATGGAGGAGATGCAGAGGAGGAGCAAGAAGAGAATAATGATGAAGCAATGCAACGAGAGCACAACGCAGACGCAGTTGATGGACCTCCCCTTGGAGATCCTCCTGGCAATCCTTTTGAGGCTGCCCACAAGATCACtgttttctttgctttgtgtCTCTAAGACCTTGCGTAGCTTAGTTGACTGCCCATCTTTTGCTCACAAGCATTCAGAGTATATTGCTACGTCCAATTATGAAGATTTAGACCCGCCTCATGTTATGGTTCTTACCAACTCCCAATTAATCACCTTGCAAGCTCTAAATCCATTGTCGCCCATTAATGAATTTGCCTTTGACATTTCCAACTCCATTGGAAACGGATTCAATCTagagtttgagtttgtttCGTACGGCTTGCTTTTGTTTAAGGAGAAAGAGGCAAATCATGAACTCCTCCTAGTCAATCCTCTCAGGGGAGAAGTTCTAAAGCTCCCACCACCGCTGCCACACTGCGGCTATGAATTGTATGCTATGGGATACGATGTCATGACTAGCACCCACAAGATTGTTCGTCTTTTTGGACCCCGCGGCCACCCGGACCACATGGTGGTCCAAATTTATGTCCTGGGCACAAGCTCCTCATCGTCATGGAGACAAATATCCTCAGTTCCTCCACTACCTTGTTGTCTAAGCAGCAAAGCCAGTGTGTCTGCATATGGAAACATGCACTGGCTAGTTTATGTTCTCTCTTCTGATCTTGAATTGAGAATACTTTCTTTTGACTTCAAAAGGGAAGAGTTCGAATGGATTCCTCATACCAACTTGCCAGACTTCGACAAACGTATTGATCTTCACCTTATTAATTTTAGAGGACGTCTCTCCATTGTTGATGTTTCTGCAATTTCATCACCACAAAAAAGTGACCATGACCAAATTGAGATATGA